GGCCAGCTTGTTCTTGACCACCTTGACGCGGGTCTGGTTGCCGACGACCTCGTCGCGGTCCTTGACCGAGCCGATGCGGCGGATGTCGAGGCGGACCGAAGCATAGAACTTGAGCGCGTTGCCGCCGGTGGTGGTCTCCGGCGAGCCGTACATGACGCCGATCTTCATGCGGATCTGGTTGATGAAGATGACCATTGTGTTGGAGCGCGAGATCGAAGCCGTCAGCTTGCGCAGCGCCTGGCTCATCAGTCGGGCCTGCAGGCCGGGCAGCGACTCGCCCATCTCGCCTTCGATTTCGGCACGCGGGGTGAGCGCCGCCACCGAGTCGACGACCAGCACGTCGATGGCACCGGAGCGAACCAGCGTGTCGCAGATCTCAAGCGCCTGCTCGCCCGTGTCGGGCTGCGAGATCAGCAGGTTCTCGAGATCGACACCGAGCTTGCGGGCATAGACCGGGTCGAGCGCGTGTTCGGCGTCGACGAAGGCGCAGATGCCGCCCTTCTTCTGGGCTTCGGCCACGGTGTGGAGGGCGAGCGTCGTCTTGCCCGAGCTTTCCGGGCCGTAGATTTCAATGATGCGTCCGCGCGGCAGGCCGCCGACACCGAGCGCGATATCAAG
The nucleotide sequence above comes from Aminobacter aminovorans. Encoded proteins:
- the recA gene encoding recombinase RecA, translated to MAQNSLRLVEENSVDKSKALDAALSQIERAFGKGSIMRLGANEQVVEIGTVSTGSLGLDIALGVGGLPRGRIIEIYGPESSGKTTLALHTVAEAQKKGGICAFVDAEHALDPVYARKLGVDLENLLISQPDTGEQALEICDTLVRSGAIDVLVVDSVAALTPRAEIEGEMGESLPGLQARLMSQALRKLTASISRSNTMVIFINQIRMKIGVMYGSPETTTGGNALKFYASVRLDIRRIGSVKDRDEVVGNQTRVKVVKNKLAPPFKQVEFDIMYGEGVSKTGELVDLGVKAGVVEKSGAWFSYNSQRLGQGRENAKLFLRNNPDAAREIEQLLRQNAGLIAEKFLENGSREEDDGDEASAM